One Phoenix dactylifera cultivar Barhee BC4 unplaced genomic scaffold, palm_55x_up_171113_PBpolish2nd_filt_p 002150F, whole genome shotgun sequence genomic region harbors:
- the LOC120109415 gene encoding uncharacterized protein LOC120109415, with protein MIAQGVLPFPAAPPPPLLLPCSTTTLVRDHAYGALSSKISRTDRMNWDSRRRRRCEAVTKAENPGGEELGARTRTAYLSARRKERIELPDYGGPITFSDFVNHPSGVEALLNTRALHSFRPLDSNTYRCTLQKIQFLKFEVAPVLDLRVTPTREGCTVEMVDCRFEGSGIVEQQNHVFSAFVRNHITWERNGSEPCLDVDVNLKVSLEVWTYSFLN; from the exons ATGATTGCCCAGGGGGTGCTGCCATTCCCTgccgctcctcctcctcctctccttctcccctgcagcaccaccaccctcgtcAG GGATCACGCATACGGTGCCCTCTCCAGCAAAATCTCCCGGACCGACCGGATGAATTGGGACTCGAGGAGGAGACGGAGATGTGAAGCGGTGACCAAGGCCGAGAACCCGGGAGGGGAAGAACTGGGTGCCAGGACGAGGACGGCTTATCTGTCCGCGCGACGCAAGGAGAGGATCGAGCTCCCCGACTACGGGGGCCCCATCACGTTCAGCGATTTCGTCAACCACCCTTCCGGCGTGGAAGCCCTCCTGAACACGCGAGCCTTGCACAGCTTTCGGCCCTTGGATTCCAACACCTACAG GTGCACCTTGCAAAAGATCCAGTTCCTCAAGTTTGAAGTGGCCCCCGTGCTAGACTTACGCGTGACCCCGACAAGAGAAGGCTGCACGGTCGAGATGGTGGATTGCAGG TTTGAGGGTTCTGGAATAGTAGAGCAGCAAAATCATGTTTTTTCAG CATTTGTGAGAAACCATATAACTTGGGAGAGAAATGGTTCTGAGCCATGCTTGGATGTGGACGTGAATTTAAAAGTTTCCCTTGAGGTGTGGACTTATTCCTTTCTTAATTAA